One segment of Candidatus Cloacimonadota bacterium DNA contains the following:
- a CDS encoding DUF4097 domain-containing protein: MTQILLKMRIAFCLSIILFVSSCDLDIMDKLKPKAIVNGITLNHKGEMSISMVYSSDILSLELKSSSVLLKGRASKKINIRIEYWEFEPGDAIIRLEDSSLVTSSISGKPVLISSVSGLYPDDIDYDVSVTNGDIEIVSMRSNSIKAFSGNGTISLNDSNVFNLSAKSETGDLEAYNSAIHTAVMETGTGNIILNNTKIKKRNINNGTGKLKEY; encoded by the coding sequence ATGACACAGATATTGCTCAAAATGAGGATAGCTTTTTGCCTAAGCATTATTCTATTTGTCTCATCATGTGATTTGGATATTATGGACAAGCTAAAGCCCAAAGCCATAGTAAATGGTATTACTCTAAATCATAAAGGAGAAATGTCTATTTCTATGGTTTATTCATCAGATATCTTAAGCTTAGAACTTAAATCCAGCTCGGTACTTTTAAAGGGAAGGGCAAGTAAAAAGATAAATATTAGGATAGAATATTGGGAATTTGAGCCTGGCGATGCGATTATTCGACTTGAAGATTCATCGCTAGTAACTAGTTCAATATCGGGCAAACCCGTTCTAATAAGCTCAGTATCCGGACTTTATCCAGATGATATAGACTATGATGTGTCGGTTACAAATGGTGATATTGAGATTGTATCAATGCGTAGCAATAGCATAAAAGCTTTTTCTGGTAATGGAACCATTTCTCTGAATGACAGTAATGTCTTTAACTTATCAGCAAAATCGGAAACAGGAGATTTGGAAGCATATAATAGCGCCATACATACAGCAGTAATGGAAACAGGTACTGGTAACATTATTCTCAATAACACTAAGATCAAAAAACGCAATATTAATAACGGCACAGGAAAGCTAAAAGAATACTAA